The proteins below come from a single Rosa rugosa chromosome 2, drRosRugo1.1, whole genome shotgun sequence genomic window:
- the LOC133732537 gene encoding uncharacterized protein LOC133732537, which yields MKSVQKAQQIFSLVSKPSITQLSIPFSSSSTIDSITSPKPKPKPTQTQTLTQEDLININLLLPRLCLSDHLDTATHLTVTALLTNPPLQSLSLSILIHSFTSQPDMARPMSLLTRLRHNPPSHSYLTPITTMLIASYFKRKRPREALKLFNWMVRPGSPVVLDERVCAVLVGGFCRNGMVLEALNVLRAMLGANIVPGCGLRKWVYRGLLREARIREALELNEALDCVGDSEKSCVSEGFRKVLALLDHMIDNWTE from the coding sequence ATGAAGTCAGTCCAGAAAGCACAGCAAATTTTCTCTCTCGTCTCAAAACCCAGCATCACACAACTCTCAATTCCCTTCTCCTCTTCTTCAACCATTGATTCAATCACTTCACCAAAACCAAAGCCAAAACCAACACAAACTCAAACTCTAACCCAAGAAGACCTCATAAACATCAACCTCCTCCTCCCACGCCTCTGCCTctcagaccacctcgacaccgcAACCCACCTCACCGTCACAGCCCTCCTCACAAACCCACCTCTccaatccctctctctctccattctcatCCACTCCTTCACTTCCCAACCCGACATGGCCCGGCCCATGTCACTTCTGACCCGCCTCCGCCACAACCCACCTTCCCATTCCTATCTCACTCCCATCACAACCATGCTCATTGCCTCTTATTTCAAGAGAAAGAGACCCAGAGAGGCCCTCAAGTTGTTCAACTGGATGGTGAGGCCTGGCTCCCCAGTCGTGCTTGATGAGAGAGTTTGTGCGGTTTTGGTTGGTGGGTTTTGTAGGAATGGGATGGTGCTTGAGGCTTTGAATGTTTTGAGGGCAATGTTGGGTGCGAATATCGTGCCGGGTTGCGGTTTGAGGAAGTGGGTTTATAGGGGTTTGTTGAGGGAGGCTAGGATTAGGGAGGCGTTGGAGTTGAATGAGGCTTTGGATTGTGTTGGGGATAGTGAGAAAAGTTGTGTGTCTGAGGGTTTTAGAAAGGTTTTGGCTTTATTGGATCATATGATTGATAACTGGACGGAATAG